In Hermetia illucens chromosome 5, iHerIll2.2.curated.20191125, whole genome shotgun sequence, a single window of DNA contains:
- the LOC119658310 gene encoding tensin isoform X12 has protein sequence MIRVNSQSFSLSSTLDKKKHNDYDVGFGQRKNVPKSQSFPMAFTLRNSASDNLRLHYVTQRILASILPNRSPIQEDVNGEMRNKFEKDVVSMLDQKHGKNYRIFDLESCIPIITLERICELCKHIDSWLEGNPEKVVVLQDREDRQRLGIAISAYLVYLDICSSTTAGRNRHLNDDACVQSTIEKNWLDLDIFSMKRFLEDFVGSLKIPSHKRYLKYFAGLLSGKIRMNSSSILLKRVIIETPPMWFQYDKGLSAQSSEWITFIKIYEGLQCAYTSKIHIIPVTTRQFVFEIGNLPLRGDIMIRCYQIIPHTNGDCGYLQGTREILYSLQFHTCAVTEKDISFGREDLDVIRDDFPSEYRITLQTNSNIPEDNIMMIQSPLVKIKSSNEITRYDSVEHFDLHSSCHTQGPIDGSLYATISKATKSSQTPYSVSTSPKESSVQEELYDQCLLSPPAQFSSQERQYNHAASNLFEKSCPTVDPLNCEIVEQRKCLPETNNNKDLCSSKHNSRLFDSCIEIRRSDSQGGYSAANSKFTIPVNLNPSETRDITIVETYNSVQNASSNGNDQPGSHEYVQSPLTLSMDSGISSSGALNRPYRGSSISPSSLPSQASPQEDRHRELDDILSDMLMTVQDIPDFSRPGNNQNQYRSHPMFRSQSVTPSSGNYAVLSQIQPQSQYNTIRRSQSYIIEQSPIQNYSTYVSKERQDIYDTSSTATTLTPPPSESGRDTPIATYSNSSSVGNFAALQHQNFQREKREIVVAPISERESQHFRGDQQHPIMSLPSRGQSSQKSCEVRSNVGTALVSEEEIPYHAREHSQPFSYGNVPPTSFHPETHSEDCTMIKTQSGLSSPSLVRRTLGRSPSPSPTLRKTAQRVDFEEMLRERREKVMNEKYSISERSDLNVPDVNSRSFGSEWAASSHSNRLQNSYPQSQPERQSFEPIRRSNTMDGGFHRSNSTDGFLGQTWLQMQQQKLRAKKDQQHRDDRRYFEEIIHSEIRSRPIRSRANMVRYDGYSSDTAAFMDEVDFRQPLQVQTPYNRDRLQDEIYNKTISTTKLTKERPFVAVKRAHEEAKQKAVLSPPSSPLTMLGAAPNGHIPQLYQEQSGLLTMGNNPSNGHVRLLREESFSSYRSETEPDHSTGESPRPETPAFPVTPRTPYGLSGSGSVSPALPPKSPTSLRRLYNSTWSLRSQKSSISSYDISKDLYSGHQKGQLHEVVNQNETISCYASRRNSNGSNANSEPQEVAPHLVKFVRDSSKYWYKPNISREDAVALLRKAEPGTFIVRDSTTYKNAFGLVLRVAYPPPGVELRSATGDELVRHFLVEPTSRGVRLKGCNNEPVFSSLSALVYQHSIMPLALPCRLIIPEQDIQSQQLHSPAQRHLLALGAACNVLYLLTCDTESLTGEEAIRKAVSQLFACKPLPIPTEVHFKAAQQGITLTDNTRQKFFRKHYPANSVSFCGLDPEKRTWSIPAPGSEVPVINKTIFAFVARRTTSSKDNQCHVFCDLQSNQPALAIAAFVNKVLPTDKQVNHNI, from the exons AAAAAACACAACGATTACGATGTGGGATTTGGACAACGTAAGAATGTTCCGAAATCACAGTCG TTTCCAATGGCATTTACATTACGCAATTCAGCCTCTGATAATTTACGTCTACATTATGTTACACAACGAATTTTGGCTTCTATTCTGCCGAATCGGTCACCGATTCAAGAGGATGTGAATGGAGAAATgagaaataaatttgaaaaggatGTGGTATCAATGTTAGATCAAAAACACGGAAAG AATTATCGCATTTTCGATCTTGAATCATGTATTCCGATAATCACATTGGAAAGGATATGTGAGCTTTGTAAACACATTGACTCATGGCTAGAGGGTAACCCGGAAAAGGTTGTAGTCTTACAAGACCG AGAAGATCGGCAACGACTAGGAATCGCAATATCAGCTTATTTAGTATATTTGGATATTTGTTCATCTACCACTGCAGGCCGAAATAGACATTTGAATGATGATGCTTGTGTCCAAAGCACAATCGAAAAAAATTGGTTAGATTTGGatattttttcgatgaaaaggtTTCTTGAGGATTTTGTGGGCTCATTGAAGATACCATCCCATAAACGTTATTTAAAATACTTCGCTGGACTGTTATCCGGAAAGATTCGAATGAATTCCTCATCAATTCTTCTTAAACGTGTTATTATAGAGACACCACCAATGTGGTTTCAATACGATAAAGGATTATCAGCGCAATCGTCAGAATGGATTacatttataaaaatttatgaAGGCTTACAATGTGCCTATACTTCCA AAATTCATATTATTCCTGTGACTACCAGACAATTTGTGTTTGAAATCGGGAATTTACCATTGAGAGGTGATATCATGATAAGGTGCTACCAGATAATACCTCATACGAATGGCGATTGTGGTTACCTCCAAGGAACTCGAGAAATTTTGTATTCCTTGCAGTTTCACACTTGTGCAGTAACAGAGAAAGATATTTCTTTTGGACGCGAAGATTTGGATGTTATTCGTGATG ATTTCCCAAGTGAATATCGAATCACGCTACAAACTAACTCCAATATTCCTGAGGATAATATTATGATGATCCAGAGTCCTCTTGTGAAGATCAAATCTTCTAATGAAATCACAAGATATGATAGTGTAGAACATTTTGATTTAC ATTCTTCATGTCATACACAAGGGCCCATTGATGGTTCGTTATATGCAACGATATCAAAAGCTACAAAGTCATCGCAGACACCTTATTCAGTTTCGACTTCTCCAAAGGAATCCTCTGTACAAGAAGAACTTTACGACCAGTGCTTATTATCTCCACCAGCTCAATTTAGTAGTCAAGAACGTCAATATAATCACGCCGCGTCGAATTTATTCGAGAAGTCATGTCCAACAGTTGACCCCTTAAACTGCGAAATAGTTGAGCAAAGAAAATGTTTACCTGAGACCAACAATAATAAGGATCTATGCAGCAGCAAACACAACTCTCGGTTATTTGATTCCTGCATTGAAATAAGAAGATCTGATTCACAGGGAGGTTATTCGGCCGCTAACAGCAAGTTTACTATACCAGTTAACCTAAATCCATCTGAAACTCGTGATATTACAATCGTTGAAACTTATAATAGCGTACAAAATGCATCTAGTAATGGAAATGATCAGCCAGGTAGTCATGAGTATGTGCAAAGCCCACTTACACTCTCTATGGATTCAGGAATTTCAAGCAGTGGTGCATTGAATA GACCATATCGGGGATCAAGTATATCGCCGTCAAGCCTCCCTAGTCAGGCAAGCCCTCAAG AGGACCGCCATAGAGAACTTGATGACATTTTGTCTGACATGCTTATGACTGTCCAGGATATCCCAGATTTCAGCAGGCCAGGGAACAATCAGAATCAATATCGATCGCATCCTATGTTTCGTAGTCAAAGTGTAACACCATCATCGGGAAATTACGCGGTTCTCTCTCAAATCCAACCACAATCTCAGTATAACACTATACGACGATCCCAATCATATATAATTGAACAATCTCCTATCCAAAATTATTCTACATACGTTTCAAAGGAACGTCAGGACATTTACGATACATCGAGTACTGCAACTACGCTGACGCCTCCACCTAGCGAAAGTGGCCGGGATACCCCCATCGCAACATATAGCAACTCGAGTAGTGTCGGGAACTTTGCCGCATTGCAACATCAGAATTTTCAACGCGAAAAACGTGAAATAGTCGTAGCACCGATATCTGAGCgggaatcgcaacattttcgcGGAGATCAACAGCATCCGATCATGAGTTTACCATCGCGCGGGCAGTCATCTCAGAAATCTTGTGAAGTTCGGTCGAACGTGGGTACCGCGCTTGTATCTGAGGAGGAAATCCCATATCACGCCCGGGAACATTCGCAACCTTTTTCGTACGGTAACGTGCCGCCAACTAGTTTTCATCCAGAAACGCATTCGGAAGATTGCACAATGATTAAAACACAATCAGGGCTATCAAGCCCTTCACTTGTACGGAGAACGCTCGGCCGGTCGCCTTCGCCGTCTCCTACACTCCGTAAAACTGCGCAGCGTGTCGACTTTGAAGAAATGCTTCGAGAACGTCGCGAAAAAGTCATGAACGAAAAATACTCTATAAGTGAGCGATCTGACCTAAATGTCCCTGACGTTAACTCACGATCTTTCGGTAGTGAGTGGGCCGCCAGTTCGCATTCCAATCGACTTCAGAATTCgtatcctcagagccagcctgAGCGGCAATCCTTCGAACCTATTCGACGTTCGAACACCATGGACGGAGGATTTCATCGCAGTAACAGCACAGATGG atTCCTTGGACAAACATGGCTGCAAATGCAGCAGCAAAAGTTAAGAGCAAAGAAGGACCAACAACATCGCGATGATAGGCGCTATTTTGAAGAAATTATACATAGCGAGATACGAAGCCGTCCTATCAG GTCTCGCGCAAATATGGTTCGTTATGATGGCTATTCGAGTGATACAGCTGCTTTTATGGATGAAGTGGATTTTCGCCAACCCTTACAAGTACAGACGCCTTACAATCGGGACAG GCTGCAAGATGAGATTTATAACAAAACAATAAGTACAACGAAATTAACGAAGGAGAGACCATTTGTTGCTGTGAAGCGTGCACACGAGGAAGCTAAACAGAAGGCAGTGTTG TCACCGCCATCATCACCACTAACTATGCTAGGTGCTGCTCCAAATGGGCATATTCCGCAATTATACCAGGAACAGAGCGGACTTTTGACGATGGGTAATAATCCATCCAATGGACATGTGCGATTG TTACGCGAGGAATCGTTTTCATCATATCGATCAGAAACGGAACCTGACCATTCGACAGGAGAATCACCACGACCAGAAACTCCGGCGTTTCCTGTCACACCCCGTACACCGTATGGATTAAGTGGGAGCGGCAGCGTTAGTCCAGCTTTACCACCAAAAAGTCCAACTTCATTGCG GCGATTATATAATTCAACGTGGTCGTTGAGGAGCCAAAAATCGTCAATTTCATCCTATGATATAAG CAAGGATTTATATTCAGGACATCAGAAGGGACAGTTGCATGAGGTAGTTAATCAAAATGAAACTATCTCCTGCTATGCTTCTCGTCGGAATTCAAATGGATCAAATGCCAACAGCGAACCCCAGGAAGTGGCACCCCACCTTGTGAA ATTTGTTCGGGATTCCTCAAAATATTGGTATAAGCCAAATATTTCTCGTGAGGATGCAGTGGCATTATTGAGAAAAGCTGAGCCAGGAACTTTCATTGTTCGAGATTCAACGACGTATAAAAATGCTTTCGGTCTAGTGCTGCGTGTAGCTTATCCGCCGCCAGGAGTTGAATTAAGGAGTGCGACTGGTGACGAATTAGTTCGTCATTTCTTAGTAGAGCCTACTTCTCGTGGAGTTAGGTTAAAAGGGTGCAACAATGAGCCTGTTTTTTCATCACTGTCAGCATTAGTTTATCAGCATTCAATAATGCCTCTGGCACTACCATGTCGTTTAATTATTCCGGAACAG GATATTCAATCACAACAATTACATTCTCCAGCGCAACGCCATTTACTTGCTTTAGGTGCAGCATGCAATGTTCTATATTTGCTAACGTGTGATACGGAGTCGTTAACAGGGGAGGAAGCCATTCGTAAGGCTGTCTCCCAGTTATTTGCATGCAAACCCTTGCCTATTCCGACCGAAGTTCACTTCAAAGCAGCTCAACAAGGGATTACTTTAACTGATAATACAAGGCAAAAATTTTTCAG GAAACACTATCCTGCCAATAGTGTATCATTCTGTGGATTAGATCCAGAGAAACGGACTTGGAGTATACCAGCTCCTGGAAGTGAAGTTCCTGTCAtaaataa AACGATTTTTGCCTTTGTCGCTCGGCGTACAACATCATCGAAGGATAATCAGTGTCACGTGTTTTGTGACTTACAATCCAATCAACCTGCCTTGGCCATTGCAGCATTTGTTAACAAGGTGTTACCGACGGATAAGCAAGTTAACCACAATATTTAG
- the LOC119658310 gene encoding uncharacterized protein LOC119658310 isoform X11 — protein sequence MQSQNNNDRNGLENPFINGINLRINESNRNSTNSNQSSKNDEMEDLSTNIIVDVHHQSDCEVLLNNKDIESIWNDTKYCVPDKLETQPRNIYACGKLVIEEIDQTALKQTKKHNDYDVGFGQRKNVPKSQSFPMAFTLRNSASDNLRLHYVTQRILASILPNRSPIQEDVNGEMRNKFEKDVVSMLDQKHGKNYRIFDLESCIPIITLERICELCKHIDSWLEGNPEKVVVLQDREDRQRLGIAISAYLVYLDICSSTTAGRNRHLNDDACVQSTIEKNWLDLDIFSMKRFLEDFVGSLKIPSHKRYLKYFAGLLSGKIRMNSSSILLKRVIIETPPMWFQYDKGLSAQSSEWITFIKIYEGLQCAYTSKIHIIPVTTRQFVFEIGNLPLRGDIMIRCYQIIPHTNGDCGYLQGTREILYSLQFHTCAVTEKDISFGREDLDVIRDDFPSEYRITLQTNSNIPEDNIMMIQSPLVKIKSSNEITRYDSVEHFDLHSSCHTQGPIDGSLYATISKATKSSQTPYSVSTSPKESSVQEELYDQCLLSPPAQFSSQERQYNHAASNLFEKSCPTVDPLNCEIVEQRKCLPETNNNKDLCSSKHNSRLFDSCIEIRRSDSQGGYSAANSKFTIPVNLNPSETRDITIVETYNSVQNASSNGNDQPGSHEYVQSPLTLSMDSGISSSGALNRPYRGSSISPSSLPSQASPQEDRHRELDDILSDMLMTVQDIPDFSRPGNNQNQYRSHPMFRSQSVTPSSGNYAVLSQIQPQSQYNTIRRSQSYIIEQSPIQNYSTYVSKERQDIYDTSSTATTLTPPPSESGRDTPIATYSNSSSVGNFAALQHQNFQREKREIVVAPISERESQHFRGDQQHPIMSLPSRGQSSQKSCEVRSNVGTALVSEEEIPYHAREHSQPFSYGNVPPTSFHPETHSEDCTMIKTQSGLSSPSLVRRTLGRSPSPSPTLRKTAQRVDFEEMLRERREKVMNEKYSISERSDLNVPDVNSRSFGSEWAASSHSNRLQNSYPQSQPERQSFEPIRRSNTMDGGFHRSNSTDGFLGQTWLQMQQQKLRAKKDQQHRDDRRYFEEIIHSEIRSRPIRSRANMVRYDGYSSDTAAFMDEVDFRQPLQVQTPYNRDRLQDEIYNKTISTTKLTKERPFVAVKRAHEEAKQKAVLSPPSSPLTMLGAAPNGHIPQLYQEQSGLLTMGNNPSNGHVRLLREESFSSYRSETEPDHSTGESPRPETPAFPVTPRTPYGLSGSGSVSPALPPKSPTSLRRLYNSTWSLRSQKSSISSYDISKDLYSGHQKGQLHEVVNQNETISCYASRRNSNGSNANSEPQEVAPHLVKFVRDSSKYWYKPNISREDAVALLRKAEPGTFIVRDSTTYKNAFGLVLRVAYPPPGVELRSATGDELVRHFLVEPTSRGVRLKGCNNEPVFSSLSALVYQHSIMPLALPCRLIIPEQDIQSQQLHSPAQRHLLALGAACNVLYLLTCDTESLTGEEAIRKAVSQLFACKPLPIPTEVHFKAAQQGITLTDNTRQKFFRKHYPANSVSFCGLDPEKRTWSIPAPGSEVPVINKTIFAFVARRTTSSKDNQCHVFCDLQSNQPALAIAAFVNKVLPTDKQVNHNI from the exons AAAAAACACAACGATTACGATGTGGGATTTGGACAACGTAAGAATGTTCCGAAATCACAGTCG TTTCCAATGGCATTTACATTACGCAATTCAGCCTCTGATAATTTACGTCTACATTATGTTACACAACGAATTTTGGCTTCTATTCTGCCGAATCGGTCACCGATTCAAGAGGATGTGAATGGAGAAATgagaaataaatttgaaaaggatGTGGTATCAATGTTAGATCAAAAACACGGAAAG AATTATCGCATTTTCGATCTTGAATCATGTATTCCGATAATCACATTGGAAAGGATATGTGAGCTTTGTAAACACATTGACTCATGGCTAGAGGGTAACCCGGAAAAGGTTGTAGTCTTACAAGACCG AGAAGATCGGCAACGACTAGGAATCGCAATATCAGCTTATTTAGTATATTTGGATATTTGTTCATCTACCACTGCAGGCCGAAATAGACATTTGAATGATGATGCTTGTGTCCAAAGCACAATCGAAAAAAATTGGTTAGATTTGGatattttttcgatgaaaaggtTTCTTGAGGATTTTGTGGGCTCATTGAAGATACCATCCCATAAACGTTATTTAAAATACTTCGCTGGACTGTTATCCGGAAAGATTCGAATGAATTCCTCATCAATTCTTCTTAAACGTGTTATTATAGAGACACCACCAATGTGGTTTCAATACGATAAAGGATTATCAGCGCAATCGTCAGAATGGATTacatttataaaaatttatgaAGGCTTACAATGTGCCTATACTTCCA AAATTCATATTATTCCTGTGACTACCAGACAATTTGTGTTTGAAATCGGGAATTTACCATTGAGAGGTGATATCATGATAAGGTGCTACCAGATAATACCTCATACGAATGGCGATTGTGGTTACCTCCAAGGAACTCGAGAAATTTTGTATTCCTTGCAGTTTCACACTTGTGCAGTAACAGAGAAAGATATTTCTTTTGGACGCGAAGATTTGGATGTTATTCGTGATG ATTTCCCAAGTGAATATCGAATCACGCTACAAACTAACTCCAATATTCCTGAGGATAATATTATGATGATCCAGAGTCCTCTTGTGAAGATCAAATCTTCTAATGAAATCACAAGATATGATAGTGTAGAACATTTTGATTTAC ATTCTTCATGTCATACACAAGGGCCCATTGATGGTTCGTTATATGCAACGATATCAAAAGCTACAAAGTCATCGCAGACACCTTATTCAGTTTCGACTTCTCCAAAGGAATCCTCTGTACAAGAAGAACTTTACGACCAGTGCTTATTATCTCCACCAGCTCAATTTAGTAGTCAAGAACGTCAATATAATCACGCCGCGTCGAATTTATTCGAGAAGTCATGTCCAACAGTTGACCCCTTAAACTGCGAAATAGTTGAGCAAAGAAAATGTTTACCTGAGACCAACAATAATAAGGATCTATGCAGCAGCAAACACAACTCTCGGTTATTTGATTCCTGCATTGAAATAAGAAGATCTGATTCACAGGGAGGTTATTCGGCCGCTAACAGCAAGTTTACTATACCAGTTAACCTAAATCCATCTGAAACTCGTGATATTACAATCGTTGAAACTTATAATAGCGTACAAAATGCATCTAGTAATGGAAATGATCAGCCAGGTAGTCATGAGTATGTGCAAAGCCCACTTACACTCTCTATGGATTCAGGAATTTCAAGCAGTGGTGCATTGAATA GACCATATCGGGGATCAAGTATATCGCCGTCAAGCCTCCCTAGTCAGGCAAGCCCTCAAG AGGACCGCCATAGAGAACTTGATGACATTTTGTCTGACATGCTTATGACTGTCCAGGATATCCCAGATTTCAGCAGGCCAGGGAACAATCAGAATCAATATCGATCGCATCCTATGTTTCGTAGTCAAAGTGTAACACCATCATCGGGAAATTACGCGGTTCTCTCTCAAATCCAACCACAATCTCAGTATAACACTATACGACGATCCCAATCATATATAATTGAACAATCTCCTATCCAAAATTATTCTACATACGTTTCAAAGGAACGTCAGGACATTTACGATACATCGAGTACTGCAACTACGCTGACGCCTCCACCTAGCGAAAGTGGCCGGGATACCCCCATCGCAACATATAGCAACTCGAGTAGTGTCGGGAACTTTGCCGCATTGCAACATCAGAATTTTCAACGCGAAAAACGTGAAATAGTCGTAGCACCGATATCTGAGCgggaatcgcaacattttcgcGGAGATCAACAGCATCCGATCATGAGTTTACCATCGCGCGGGCAGTCATCTCAGAAATCTTGTGAAGTTCGGTCGAACGTGGGTACCGCGCTTGTATCTGAGGAGGAAATCCCATATCACGCCCGGGAACATTCGCAACCTTTTTCGTACGGTAACGTGCCGCCAACTAGTTTTCATCCAGAAACGCATTCGGAAGATTGCACAATGATTAAAACACAATCAGGGCTATCAAGCCCTTCACTTGTACGGAGAACGCTCGGCCGGTCGCCTTCGCCGTCTCCTACACTCCGTAAAACTGCGCAGCGTGTCGACTTTGAAGAAATGCTTCGAGAACGTCGCGAAAAAGTCATGAACGAAAAATACTCTATAAGTGAGCGATCTGACCTAAATGTCCCTGACGTTAACTCACGATCTTTCGGTAGTGAGTGGGCCGCCAGTTCGCATTCCAATCGACTTCAGAATTCgtatcctcagagccagcctgAGCGGCAATCCTTCGAACCTATTCGACGTTCGAACACCATGGACGGAGGATTTCATCGCAGTAACAGCACAGATGG atTCCTTGGACAAACATGGCTGCAAATGCAGCAGCAAAAGTTAAGAGCAAAGAAGGACCAACAACATCGCGATGATAGGCGCTATTTTGAAGAAATTATACATAGCGAGATACGAAGCCGTCCTATCAG GTCTCGCGCAAATATGGTTCGTTATGATGGCTATTCGAGTGATACAGCTGCTTTTATGGATGAAGTGGATTTTCGCCAACCCTTACAAGTACAGACGCCTTACAATCGGGACAG GCTGCAAGATGAGATTTATAACAAAACAATAAGTACAACGAAATTAACGAAGGAGAGACCATTTGTTGCTGTGAAGCGTGCACACGAGGAAGCTAAACAGAAGGCAGTGTTG TCACCGCCATCATCACCACTAACTATGCTAGGTGCTGCTCCAAATGGGCATATTCCGCAATTATACCAGGAACAGAGCGGACTTTTGACGATGGGTAATAATCCATCCAATGGACATGTGCGATTG TTACGCGAGGAATCGTTTTCATCATATCGATCAGAAACGGAACCTGACCATTCGACAGGAGAATCACCACGACCAGAAACTCCGGCGTTTCCTGTCACACCCCGTACACCGTATGGATTAAGTGGGAGCGGCAGCGTTAGTCCAGCTTTACCACCAAAAAGTCCAACTTCATTGCG GCGATTATATAATTCAACGTGGTCGTTGAGGAGCCAAAAATCGTCAATTTCATCCTATGATATAAG CAAGGATTTATATTCAGGACATCAGAAGGGACAGTTGCATGAGGTAGTTAATCAAAATGAAACTATCTCCTGCTATGCTTCTCGTCGGAATTCAAATGGATCAAATGCCAACAGCGAACCCCAGGAAGTGGCACCCCACCTTGTGAA ATTTGTTCGGGATTCCTCAAAATATTGGTATAAGCCAAATATTTCTCGTGAGGATGCAGTGGCATTATTGAGAAAAGCTGAGCCAGGAACTTTCATTGTTCGAGATTCAACGACGTATAAAAATGCTTTCGGTCTAGTGCTGCGTGTAGCTTATCCGCCGCCAGGAGTTGAATTAAGGAGTGCGACTGGTGACGAATTAGTTCGTCATTTCTTAGTAGAGCCTACTTCTCGTGGAGTTAGGTTAAAAGGGTGCAACAATGAGCCTGTTTTTTCATCACTGTCAGCATTAGTTTATCAGCATTCAATAATGCCTCTGGCACTACCATGTCGTTTAATTATTCCGGAACAG GATATTCAATCACAACAATTACATTCTCCAGCGCAACGCCATTTACTTGCTTTAGGTGCAGCATGCAATGTTCTATATTTGCTAACGTGTGATACGGAGTCGTTAACAGGGGAGGAAGCCATTCGTAAGGCTGTCTCCCAGTTATTTGCATGCAAACCCTTGCCTATTCCGACCGAAGTTCACTTCAAAGCAGCTCAACAAGGGATTACTTTAACTGATAATACAAGGCAAAAATTTTTCAG GAAACACTATCCTGCCAATAGTGTATCATTCTGTGGATTAGATCCAGAGAAACGGACTTGGAGTATACCAGCTCCTGGAAGTGAAGTTCCTGTCAtaaataa AACGATTTTTGCCTTTGTCGCTCGGCGTACAACATCATCGAAGGATAATCAGTGTCACGTGTTTTGTGACTTACAATCCAATCAACCTGCCTTGGCCATTGCAGCATTTGTTAACAAGGTGTTACCGACGGATAAGCAAGTTAACCACAATATTTAG